One region of Chryseobacterium sp. SORGH_AS_0447 genomic DNA includes:
- the uvrA gene encoding excinuclease ABC subunit UvrA: MSKSTEYIEVYGAREHNLKNINVKIPRNELVVITGLSGSGKSSLAFDTIFAEGQRRYIETFSAYARQFLGGLERPDVDKIEGLSPVIAIEQKTTNKNPRSTVGTVTELYDFLRLLFARVSDAYSQTTGKKLVSYTEDQILETIKENYKGEKIMLMAPVVRARKGHYHELFVQMAKKGYGQARIDGELQDIEYDLKLDRYKTHDIDIVIDRWIIGESASEARMEKSLRTAMEMGEGLIGIQKLGSKDIEYFSKNLMDAETGHSLALPEPNTFSFNSPKGSCPSCKGLGTIKKINTDYFVDNPKLSINQGGLLPLEDLKSNKWILAQIKNILEIFGLGMATPMKEIPEEALDYIYNGCHKEFNKDLKYAGITKKIKISFDGLIAFMEEIIEERESYEAILLERHFTTEETCPECKGTRLQPSSLSFKIDGKNIAEVNALSLIDLKEWLADVKDKFSEKNAIIAHEILKEIETRLQFLLDVGLDYLSLSRSSKTLSGGESQRIRLATQIGSQLVNVLYILDEPSIGLHQRDNERLINSLKNLRDIGNSVLVVEHDKDMILEADEVLDVGPRAGKFGGEILWQGKPKDLVKADTITAQYINGKRKIEIPEERRKGNGKHIILKGATGNNLKNVTLDIPLGKLVVVSGISGSGKSSLINGTLYPILNKHFYRAVQEPLPYKKIEGLEHIDKIVDVDQTPIGRTPRSNPATYTGMFTDIRNLFAELPESKIRGYKPGRFSFNVKGGRCETCQGGGLKVIEMNFLPDVYVHCETCNGKRFNRETLEVRYKGKSISDVLDMTIDEAVEFFQPIPKIFAKVKTLHDVGLGYITLGQQSTTLSGGEAQRIKLATELAKRQTGNTLYILDEPTTGLHFEDVKILMDAINQLVELGNSFIIIEHNMDVIKMADHIIDVGPEGGKHGGQIVAQGTPEEIVKSKKSLTGKFLKREL; encoded by the coding sequence ATGAGTAAATCAACAGAATATATTGAAGTTTACGGAGCCCGTGAACACAACTTAAAAAACATCAATGTAAAAATCCCGCGCAACGAATTGGTCGTGATTACCGGACTGTCGGGAAGCGGAAAATCCTCTTTGGCTTTCGACACCATTTTTGCGGAAGGCCAGCGCCGGTACATCGAAACTTTCTCTGCGTATGCAAGGCAGTTTTTAGGAGGGCTGGAACGTCCTGATGTTGATAAGATCGAAGGACTGTCTCCGGTAATTGCCATTGAGCAGAAAACCACCAATAAGAACCCGCGCTCAACCGTAGGAACGGTTACGGAACTTTACGATTTCCTGCGCCTTCTTTTTGCAAGGGTATCCGATGCTTATTCGCAGACTACGGGGAAGAAACTGGTAAGCTATACCGAAGATCAGATCCTGGAAACCATTAAAGAAAATTATAAAGGCGAAAAGATCATGCTGATGGCGCCGGTGGTAAGAGCGAGAAAAGGGCATTACCACGAACTGTTTGTCCAGATGGCCAAAAAAGGCTACGGACAGGCGAGGATTGACGGTGAGCTGCAGGATATTGAATACGATTTAAAACTCGACCGCTACAAAACCCACGACATCGATATCGTAATCGACCGTTGGATCATCGGCGAATCCGCTTCTGAGGCCAGAATGGAAAAATCGCTTCGGACTGCCATGGAAATGGGAGAAGGACTGATCGGGATCCAGAAGCTGGGAAGTAAAGACATCGAATATTTCTCCAAAAATTTAATGGATGCCGAAACCGGGCATTCGTTAGCTTTACCCGAACCGAATACCTTTTCTTTTAACTCACCGAAAGGGAGCTGCCCAAGCTGTAAAGGGCTTGGAACGATCAAGAAGATCAATACGGATTATTTTGTAGACAATCCGAAACTTTCGATCAACCAGGGAGGTTTGCTGCCGCTGGAAGATCTGAAATCCAACAAATGGATTCTGGCGCAGATCAAAAACATCCTTGAAATCTTCGGATTGGGGATGGCGACTCCGATGAAGGAGATCCCGGAAGAAGCGTTGGATTATATCTACAACGGCTGCCATAAGGAATTTAATAAAGATTTAAAATACGCAGGGATCACCAAAAAAATCAAAATCAGTTTTGACGGCCTGATCGCTTTTATGGAAGAGATTATCGAGGAAAGGGAATCCTATGAAGCGATACTGCTGGAAAGACACTTTACCACGGAAGAGACCTGCCCGGAATGTAAGGGTACCCGCCTTCAGCCTTCCAGTTTAAGCTTTAAAATCGACGGAAAGAATATTGCGGAAGTAAACGCTTTAAGCTTAATTGATCTGAAAGAATGGCTTGCCGACGTTAAAGATAAATTCTCAGAGAAAAATGCCATCATTGCCCATGAAATTTTAAAGGAAATCGAGACCAGGCTTCAGTTCTTGCTGGATGTCGGTCTGGATTATCTGAGTCTCAGCAGAAGCTCCAAAACCCTTTCCGGGGGAGAATCGCAGCGGATTCGTCTGGCTACACAGATCGGTTCGCAGCTGGTGAATGTACTGTACATTCTGGATGAACCGAGTATCGGGCTTCACCAGAGAGACAACGAGAGATTGATTAATTCCCTGAAAAACCTTCGGGATATCGGGAATTCCGTATTGGTCGTAGAGCACGACAAAGACATGATCCTTGAAGCCGATGAGGTACTGGACGTTGGACCAAGAGCAGGGAAATTCGGAGGAGAAATTTTGTGGCAGGGAAAACCTAAGGATCTGGTAAAAGCGGATACCATCACGGCACAATATATTAACGGAAAAAGAAAGATCGAAATTCCTGAGGAAAGACGTAAAGGAAACGGGAAGCATATTATTCTGAAAGGGGCGACGGGGAACAATCTTAAAAATGTAACCCTTGATATCCCGTTGGGTAAACTGGTGGTGGTTTCCGGAATTTCAGGAAGCGGAAAATCTTCTCTGATTAACGGAACATTGTATCCGATTCTGAACAAGCATTTTTACCGTGCGGTTCAGGAACCATTGCCGTACAAAAAAATCGAAGGCCTTGAGCATATCGATAAAATCGTAGACGTAGACCAGACGCCGATTGGAAGAACTCCGCGTTCCAATCCTGCAACCTATACCGGAATGTTTACAGACATCCGTAATCTTTTTGCCGAATTGCCGGAATCTAAGATCAGGGGTTACAAGCCGGGAAGATTCTCCTTCAATGTGAAAGGCGGAAGATGCGAAACCTGTCAGGGTGGCGGACTGAAAGTCATTGAAATGAATTTCCTGCCGGATGTGTATGTGCACTGCGAAACCTGCAACGGAAAACGTTTCAACAGAGAAACCCTGGAAGTCCGTTACAAAGGAAAATCAATTTCCGATGTATTGGATATGACGATCGATGAAGCGGTGGAATTTTTCCAGCCGATTCCGAAGATCTTTGCGAAAGTAAAGACCCTGCATGATGTCGGCCTGGGCTATATCACATTGGGGCAACAGTCCACGACGTTAAGTGGAGGGGAAGCTCAAAGGATCAAACTGGCGACCGAACTGGCCAAAAGACAGACCGGAAACACATTGTATATTCTGGATGAACCGACCACCGGGCTTCACTTTGAAGACGTTAAAATCCTGATGGATGCCATTAACCAGCTGGTGGAACTTGGAAACTCTTTCATCATCATTGAGCATAATATGGACGTTATCAAAATGGCCGACCACATCATCGACGTCGGTCCTGAAGGCGGAAAACACGGCGGCCAGATCGTTGCCCAGGGAACTCCGGAAGAAATCGTAAAATCGAAGAAGAGTCTGACGGGGAAGTTTTTGAAGAGGGAATTGTAA
- a CDS encoding GNAT family N-acetyltransferase — translation MNYELREMLPKDEDRILEIFRQGIDGGMATFETTVPSDEAWDMDYLNDCRWVLKNEDNRVVGWCALKSVNKRESYKGVAEVSIYFDKEYQNRGLGSVLLNKMILDSEDHGFWTLQISVFPENKLALQALQKNGFRIVGTRKKIGKLNDSWKDMILLERRSETVF, via the coding sequence ATGAATTATGAATTAAGAGAAATGCTTCCTAAAGATGAAGACCGGATCCTGGAAATTTTCCGTCAGGGCATCGACGGTGGAATGGCTACTTTCGAAACAACGGTACCTTCCGATGAAGCCTGGGATATGGATTACCTGAATGATTGCAGATGGGTGCTCAAAAATGAAGACAATAGAGTTGTAGGCTGGTGTGCCCTGAAATCGGTAAATAAAAGGGAAAGCTACAAAGGAGTGGCAGAAGTAAGCATTTATTTTGATAAAGAATATCAGAATAGAGGATTAGGATCCGTCCTGCTTAATAAAATGATTCTGGATAGCGAGGATCATGGCTTCTGGACGCTACAGATCAGTGTTTTTCCTGAAAATAAACTGGCGTTGCAGGCTCTTCAGAAAAATGGGTTCCGCATTGTAGGAACACGGAAAAAGATCGGAAAGCTTAATGACAGTTGGAAAGACATGATTTTGCTCGAAAGAAGGAGCGAAACGGTATTCTGA
- a CDS encoding DUF4286 family protein: MSVLSITFHCTKNHLQEWENYMNETLVLMTENLMDVNQYILSEVHSDYIEEGKNYNLLLIFDTDEVREDFIKSEMENIAERVTSQFGQEVMIFNTLLNPKKLKL, encoded by the coding sequence ATGAGCGTATTGAGCATCACTTTTCACTGTACGAAAAACCATCTGCAAGAATGGGAAAATTATATGAACGAAACCCTGGTTTTGATGACGGAAAATTTAATGGATGTCAACCAGTACATTCTTTCGGAAGTGCACAGTGACTATATAGAAGAAGGTAAAAACTACAATCTTCTTTTGATCTTTGATACGGATGAAGTAAGAGAAGATTTTATTAAAAGTGAAATGGAAAACATTGCGGAGAGGGTAACTTCTCAGTTCGGGCAGGAAGTGATGATTTTCAACACCCTTCTGAATCCTAAGAAACTGAAACTATAA
- the gyrA gene encoding DNA gyrase subunit A: MQKEGERLIPINIVDEMKSSYIDYSMSVIVSRALPDVRDGLKPVHRRVLYGMYGLGVFSNRKYLKSARIVGDVLGKYHPHGDSSVYDAMVRMAQDWSLRYPQVDGQGNFGSMDGDPPAAMRYTEARLKKISDEILSDLDKETVDFQNNFDDSLQEPTVLPSKIPNLLVNGTSGIAVGMATNMAPHNLSESVDAICAYIDNKEITIDELMQHIIAPDFPTGGIIYGYDGVRDAFHTGRGRVVLRAKVAFEEIGNRNAIIVNEVPYQVNKAEMIARTAELVKEEKIPGIYEIRDESDRRGLRIVYELKNDAIPNVVLNLLYKYTSLQTSFSVNNIALVHGRPEQLNLKDIIHHFVEHRHEVIVRRTKFELRKARDRAHILEGFMKVIGSQDSLDRAISIIRHSSNPQAAKEGLIEAFELSELQAQAILDLRLARLTGMELDKIRDEYDTIMKEIADLEDILENEPRRFQIIKDELIEVKEKYGDERRTEIDYSGGEMSIEDIIPNESVVLTISHAGYIKRTSLSEYKIQSRGGVGNKAATTRDADFLEYIVSATNHQYMLFFTEKGRCYWLRVFEIPEGSKTAKGRAVQNLINIEPDDKIKAYIRTNNLKDSEYVNQMSVVMVTKNGTIKKTSLEAYSRPRVNGVNAIEIRDNDQLLGAYLTNGSSQIMIATKNGKCIRFPEEKVREVGRGSIGVRGIAMDDDDEAIGMIVVNDVEKETVLVVSEKGYGKRTAVEDYRITNRGGKGVITLNITEKTGNLIAIQNVTDEDGLMIINKSGVAIRMNMDEMRVMGRNTQGVRLINLKKNDEIAAIAKVEMDKDVEEEITGEEGAEDTNEEGTVVVAELFPDENAGVQEDQQNTDAETEGPDSEEE; the protein is encoded by the coding sequence ATGCAAAAAGAAGGAGAAAGACTGATTCCTATCAACATTGTTGATGAAATGAAGTCGTCTTATATCGATTATTCGATGTCGGTTATCGTCTCAAGAGCGTTACCTGATGTAAGAGACGGCTTGAAACCCGTTCATAGAAGAGTGCTTTACGGTATGTATGGATTAGGGGTTTTTTCGAATAGAAAATATTTAAAATCTGCGAGAATTGTTGGAGATGTTTTGGGTAAGTATCACCCGCACGGAGACTCCTCTGTATATGATGCTATGGTGAGAATGGCCCAAGACTGGAGCCTCCGCTATCCTCAGGTAGACGGGCAGGGTAACTTCGGTTCCATGGACGGCGACCCGCCTGCAGCGATGCGTTACACCGAAGCAAGACTGAAAAAAATATCCGATGAGATACTTTCTGATCTGGATAAAGAAACGGTAGATTTCCAGAATAACTTCGACGACAGTTTACAGGAGCCAACGGTTTTGCCTTCTAAAATTCCAAACCTTCTGGTGAACGGGACCTCCGGTATTGCCGTGGGGATGGCTACCAATATGGCGCCGCATAACCTTTCGGAATCGGTAGACGCCATCTGCGCTTATATCGACAATAAAGAAATTACCATCGATGAGCTGATGCAGCACATCATCGCTCCGGATTTCCCGACCGGCGGAATCATTTACGGTTACGACGGCGTAAGAGATGCTTTCCACACCGGAAGAGGAAGGGTCGTGCTGAGGGCTAAAGTTGCTTTCGAAGAAATCGGAAACCGAAATGCCATCATTGTAAACGAAGTTCCTTACCAGGTAAACAAGGCGGAAATGATCGCCAGAACGGCCGAATTGGTTAAAGAAGAAAAGATCCCGGGAATCTATGAAATCAGGGACGAATCCGACCGGAGAGGGCTTCGTATCGTTTACGAACTGAAGAATGATGCGATCCCTAATGTTGTCCTGAACTTATTATACAAATATACGTCACTTCAAACCTCTTTCAGTGTAAACAACATTGCGTTGGTTCACGGAAGACCGGAGCAGCTCAACCTGAAAGACATCATCCACCATTTCGTGGAGCACAGGCATGAAGTGATCGTCAGAAGAACGAAATTCGAGCTTAGAAAAGCTAGAGATAGAGCACATATTCTCGAAGGATTTATGAAAGTAATCGGCTCTCAGGATTCTCTGGACCGTGCGATTTCAATCATCCGTCACTCTTCCAATCCGCAGGCTGCGAAAGAGGGCTTGATCGAAGCATTTGAACTTTCCGAGCTTCAGGCACAGGCTATTCTTGATCTTCGTCTTGCTCGTCTTACAGGAATGGAGCTTGACAAGATCCGTGATGAATACGATACCATCATGAAGGAAATAGCCGATTTGGAAGATATCCTGGAGAACGAACCAAGAAGATTCCAGATTATTAAGGATGAATTAATCGAGGTTAAAGAAAAATACGGCGACGAAAGAAGAACCGAGATCGATTATTCAGGTGGTGAAATGTCTATTGAAGATATCATCCCGAACGAATCGGTGGTGCTTACAATTTCCCACGCCGGTTATATCAAGAGAACTTCGCTTTCCGAATATAAGATCCAGAGCAGAGGCGGTGTCGGAAACAAGGCGGCTACCACAAGAGATGCCGACTTCCTTGAGTACATCGTATCGGCTACCAACCATCAGTACATGCTGTTCTTTACTGAAAAAGGAAGATGTTATTGGCTGAGGGTATTCGAAATTCCGGAAGGTTCCAAGACGGCAAAAGGAAGAGCGGTACAGAACTTAATCAATATTGAACCGGACGACAAAATCAAAGCGTATATCAGAACCAACAACCTGAAGGATTCCGAATATGTAAATCAGATGAGCGTAGTGATGGTTACCAAAAACGGTACGATCAAGAAAACGTCTCTTGAAGCCTATTCAAGACCAAGGGTAAATGGGGTAAACGCTATCGAGATCAGGGATAATGACCAATTGTTAGGAGCGTATCTTACTAATGGAAGTTCCCAGATCATGATCGCTACCAAAAACGGTAAATGTATCCGTTTCCCTGAGGAGAAAGTACGTGAAGTAGGAAGAGGTTCTATCGGGGTACGCGGTATTGCTATGGATGACGACGATGAAGCGATCGGAATGATCGTGGTAAATGACGTAGAAAAAGAAACAGTACTTGTAGTTTCTGAAAAAGGATACGGAAAAAGAACAGCCGTTGAAGACTATCGAATCACCAACAGAGGCGGAAAAGGAGTAATCACTCTGAACATCACCGAAAAAACAGGAAACCTTATCGCAATCCAGAATGTAACCGATGAAGACGGATTGATGATCATCAATAAATCCGGTGTTGCCATCCGTATGAATATGGATGAAATGAGGGTAATGGGTAGAAATACACAGGGCGTTCGATTGATCAACCTTAAGAAAAATGACGAAATTGCAGCAATTGCAAAAGTAGAAATGGATAAGG